One part of the Microbacterium aurugineum genome encodes these proteins:
- a CDS encoding type IV toxin-antitoxin system AbiEi family antitoxin domain-containing protein: MPNRIDVTDVRSLLRTRGELLVKGHTEREIGSRVAAGSLRRVRRGRYVEADRWDGLWNEGRHLVEVVATALNSDGPGPVFWGPSAAVLHGLPLYRLAPRKVHVVIAGARHGRTRSGVMWHDVEVPPAEVVDVDGIRCTSLDRTILDLACLTREEVGLSAADAALRREAVSGQVQDSGAVEGWRARMMVRALRSHSRGVRRARRVIEFADGRAQLPGESVSRLQLHRLGFAAPELQVLVRGPGGENYWVDFGFRRSHCFGEFDGEDKYRNAILRRGRSVEEVVLEEKRREDAIRGVTGWRMVRWGSSDIASPDALGATLSAYGIRPPG, from the coding sequence ATGCCGAACAGGATCGATGTCACCGACGTCCGCTCGCTCCTCAGGACGCGGGGCGAGTTGCTCGTGAAGGGGCACACGGAACGGGAGATCGGATCGCGTGTCGCTGCGGGGTCCCTCCGCCGAGTGCGCCGGGGTCGCTACGTCGAGGCCGACCGATGGGACGGGCTCTGGAACGAGGGGCGTCATCTCGTCGAGGTGGTTGCGACCGCTCTCAACTCCGACGGTCCGGGGCCGGTGTTCTGGGGGCCGTCCGCCGCGGTCCTGCACGGCCTTCCGTTGTATCGGCTGGCACCTCGGAAGGTGCATGTGGTCATCGCCGGGGCCCGGCATGGGAGGACCCGGTCCGGGGTGATGTGGCACGACGTCGAGGTTCCTCCCGCCGAGGTCGTCGACGTCGATGGCATCAGGTGCACGTCGCTCGACCGCACGATCCTCGACCTGGCCTGCCTGACCCGCGAGGAGGTCGGGTTGTCCGCCGCGGATGCCGCACTCCGTCGCGAGGCCGTCTCGGGTCAGGTCCAGGACTCCGGGGCGGTCGAGGGCTGGCGGGCACGGATGATGGTGCGAGCGCTCCGCTCGCACTCGCGGGGCGTGCGCCGGGCGCGACGGGTGATCGAGTTCGCCGACGGACGTGCACAGCTGCCGGGTGAGAGCGTCAGTCGCCTGCAGCTGCACAGGCTCGGCTTCGCGGCGCCCGAACTGCAGGTGCTCGTGCGCGGGCCGGGAGGGGAGAACTACTGGGTCGATTTCGGGTTCCGTCGTTCGCACTGTTTCGGCGAGTTCGACGGAGAGGACAAGTACCGCAACGCCATCCTTCGCCGAGGACGGAGCGTCGAGGAGGTCGTGCTCGAGGAGAAGCGCCGGGAAGACGCGATCCGAGGGGTGACCGGATGGCGGATGGTCCGGTGGGGGTCGTCCGACATCGCCTCCCCGGATGCGCTCGGCGCCACGCTCTCCGCGTACGGCATCCGCCCTCCCGGGTAG
- a CDS encoding LacI family DNA-binding transcriptional regulator translates to MSTIADVASRAGVSKATASRALSGRGYVSDETRTRVEVAARELAYVAHSSATSLATGRTQTVGIVMPPVDRWFFAELLAGIQESLFALDYDLSLYGVPEGSQTRERLFENVLPGRRFDGIIAVGIQPSAHELERLQRTGRPLVSVGPYGEGSSAVSIDDAAAARIATEHLIELGHTEIAFVGGPTDAMGRSFGDTRRLDGYRDALSAAGLASHARVAGTAPTMPGGYSAAAGLLGDRRNRPTAIVGVCDEAAIGAIIAARRLGIAVPTELSVVGIDDHEHADMFALTTIGQSPREQGHEAVRLLMQRIDRPDAPQEHVAAASALVVRNSTAPPR, encoded by the coding sequence ATGAGCACGATCGCGGATGTCGCGTCGCGTGCCGGGGTGTCGAAGGCCACGGCGAGCCGCGCCCTGAGCGGACGGGGCTATGTCTCGGACGAGACGCGGACGCGCGTCGAGGTCGCCGCCCGCGAACTCGCCTACGTCGCGCACTCCTCCGCGACGAGTCTCGCGACGGGGCGGACGCAGACGGTCGGGATCGTCATGCCGCCCGTCGACCGCTGGTTCTTCGCCGAACTCCTCGCCGGGATCCAGGAGTCGCTGTTCGCCCTCGACTACGACCTCTCCCTCTACGGTGTGCCCGAGGGGTCGCAGACCAGGGAACGGCTGTTCGAGAACGTGCTGCCCGGCCGTCGTTTCGACGGGATCATCGCCGTCGGCATCCAGCCGAGCGCGCATGAGCTCGAGCGCCTGCAGCGCACGGGAAGGCCGCTGGTGAGCGTCGGGCCCTACGGCGAGGGCTCGAGCGCGGTCTCGATCGATGATGCGGCGGCCGCACGCATCGCGACCGAGCATCTGATCGAGCTCGGCCACACCGAGATCGCCTTCGTCGGCGGCCCGACAGACGCGATGGGACGGAGCTTCGGTGACACGCGGCGGCTCGACGGCTACCGCGACGCGTTGAGCGCCGCGGGACTCGCTTCGCACGCCCGGGTCGCGGGCACGGCCCCGACCATGCCCGGAGGCTACTCCGCGGCGGCGGGGCTGCTCGGCGATCGGCGAAACCGACCGACCGCGATCGTGGGCGTGTGCGACGAGGCCGCGATCGGGGCGATCATCGCCGCCCGACGCCTGGGCATCGCCGTACCCACCGAGCTCAGCGTCGTGGGTATCGATGACCACGAGCACGCGGACATGTTCGCCCTCACCACGATCGGGCAGTCCCCGAGGGAACAGGGTCACGAAGCCGTTCGCCTGCTGATGCAGCGGATCGACCGGCCGGACGCTCCGCAGGAGCATGTGGCTGCCGCTTCCGCCCTCGTGGTGCGCAACTCGACCGCTCCCCCGCGCTGA
- a CDS encoding DHA2 family efflux MFS transporter permease subunit — protein MTTDSPVKMTHRQVLEALTGLLLGMFVSMIATTVVSTSMPVIVHDLGGDQAAYTWVITATLLTTAISTPIWGKLADLFNRKLLIQLALVIFVAATAAAGFAQDTNTLIAFRAIQGIGGGGLAALSQVIMADIISPRERGRYMGLFGAVMAVATVGGPLLGGWITDVANWRWNFFVALPFAVAALIILQKTLRISTERTRKVSIDYVGIVLLSAAVSLILIWITNAGSTFDWWGTETVLMVGAAIIATIAFIIVELKVREPLIPLTLFRGRTFTLSVLASISIGVAMFGTSVYLAQYMQLSRGATPTEAGLMTLPMMAGLLISSMVVGQLVTRFGKWKGYLILGSVLLIAGSVMLSTLHYDTNFILVSIYMFVMGAGVGMTMQNLVLIVQNVAKPSEMGVSSSGVTFFRSLGGTIGVSVMGAVLANSLTGLFSDGKERIGAAIAKLGDKGAEVAAQLSSGTLPQVRLLPEPVRSIIEDFYAQAISHAFLIGIPLAVISLIAILFLPNRPLTTMTTSERARADASGKQAADGSVEDAADVAIADAEALSGASTGSVTVVSRSGDDRGDTASDAGR, from the coding sequence ATGACCACGGACTCCCCCGTCAAGATGACGCACCGGCAGGTGCTCGAAGCCCTCACCGGGCTCCTTCTGGGCATGTTCGTCTCGATGATCGCGACGACGGTGGTGTCCACCTCGATGCCGGTCATCGTCCACGACCTCGGCGGAGACCAGGCCGCCTACACCTGGGTCATCACCGCAACGCTCCTCACCACGGCGATCTCCACACCGATCTGGGGCAAGCTCGCCGACCTGTTCAACCGCAAGCTGCTGATCCAGCTCGCCCTCGTCATCTTCGTGGCCGCGACGGCCGCCGCCGGCTTCGCGCAGGATACGAACACGCTCATCGCGTTCCGCGCCATCCAGGGCATCGGCGGTGGCGGACTGGCCGCCCTCAGCCAGGTCATCATGGCCGACATCATCAGTCCGCGTGAGCGCGGCCGCTACATGGGCCTGTTCGGCGCCGTGATGGCCGTCGCGACCGTGGGCGGCCCCCTGCTCGGCGGGTGGATCACCGACGTCGCGAACTGGCGCTGGAACTTCTTCGTCGCGCTCCCCTTCGCCGTCGCCGCCCTGATCATCCTGCAGAAGACGCTGCGCATCAGCACCGAGCGCACGCGCAAGGTCTCGATCGACTACGTCGGCATCGTGCTGCTCTCGGCCGCCGTCTCGCTCATCCTCATCTGGATCACCAACGCAGGCTCGACCTTCGACTGGTGGGGCACCGAGACCGTGCTGATGGTGGGCGCGGCGATCATCGCGACCATCGCGTTCATCATCGTCGAGCTCAAGGTGCGCGAGCCGCTCATCCCGCTCACGCTGTTCCGCGGCCGCACGTTCACCCTGTCGGTGCTGGCATCGATCTCCATCGGCGTCGCGATGTTCGGAACCTCGGTCTACCTCGCGCAGTACATGCAGCTGTCGCGCGGCGCCACCCCCACCGAGGCCGGACTGATGACGCTGCCGATGATGGCGGGCCTGCTGATCTCCTCGATGGTCGTCGGTCAGCTGGTGACCCGCTTCGGCAAGTGGAAGGGGTACCTGATCCTCGGCTCGGTGCTGCTGATCGCGGGCTCCGTGATGCTGTCGACGCTGCACTACGACACGAACTTCATCCTCGTCTCGATCTACATGTTCGTGATGGGCGCGGGCGTCGGCATGACGATGCAGAACCTCGTCCTCATCGTCCAGAACGTCGCGAAGCCGAGCGAGATGGGCGTCTCCAGCTCCGGAGTGACGTTCTTCCGCAGCCTCGGGGGTACGATCGGCGTTTCGGTCATGGGCGCCGTGCTCGCGAACAGCCTCACCGGACTGTTCTCCGACGGCAAGGAGCGCATCGGCGCGGCGATCGCGAAGCTCGGGGACAAGGGCGCCGAGGTCGCCGCACAGCTCTCGTCCGGCACTCTTCCCCAGGTCCGGCTCCTCCCCGAGCCCGTGCGCTCGATCATCGAGGACTTCTACGCGCAGGCCATCTCGCACGCGTTCCTGATCGGCATCCCGCTCGCGGTGATCAGCCTGATCGCGATCCTGTTCCTTCCGAACCGTCCGCTCACCACGATGACGACCTCCGAGCGCGCTCGGGCGGATGCCTCCGGGAAGCAGGCGGCCGACGGTTCCGTGGAGGATGCCGCAGACGTCGCGATCGCCGACGCGGAGGCGCTCTCCGGAGCATCCACCGGTTCCGTGACCGTGGTCAGCCGATCCGGCGACGACCGCGGCGATACGGCATCCGATGCCGGCCGCTGA
- a CDS encoding carbohydrate ABC transporter permease produces MNATNFFRWIGSLPPVLQAVAVVIAFAVVVAIILLLVDIAPRRGKLYTFVRLAMCLLIPLVVMFFFNSYYWAMGVAVAVGALFFWLDYRSRDGAGYLIQLVAFMAPALLLLLVGLVLPSIQTMFSSFMNSSGNEFVGLNNYLWIFTQSDGITAVINTIVWVLLVPTVSTIVGLAYAVFIDRTRGEKIYKVLVFMPMAISFVGASIIWRFIYEYRGPQYEQIGLLNQILVWLGGTPQQWLLNEPWNNLFLIVVLIWVQTGFAMVVLSASIKGVPAELLEAAELDGANAWQRFVSVTVPAIRPALIVVLTTISIASLKVFDIVRTMTAGNYGTSTLANEMYTQFSKFEAGRSAALSVILFILVLPIVIYNARQIKKQREIR; encoded by the coding sequence GTGAACGCGACTAATTTCTTCCGTTGGATCGGCTCGCTCCCGCCGGTCCTGCAGGCCGTCGCCGTGGTCATCGCTTTCGCGGTGGTCGTGGCGATCATCCTGCTCCTGGTGGACATCGCTCCGCGCAGGGGAAAGCTCTACACCTTCGTCCGATTGGCGATGTGCCTGCTCATCCCCCTCGTGGTGATGTTCTTCTTCAACTCCTATTACTGGGCGATGGGAGTGGCCGTCGCCGTCGGCGCTCTGTTCTTCTGGCTCGACTATCGCTCCCGCGATGGCGCGGGGTATCTGATCCAGCTCGTGGCCTTCATGGCTCCGGCGCTGCTGCTGCTGCTCGTCGGCCTCGTCCTGCCGTCGATCCAGACGATGTTCTCGTCGTTCATGAACTCCTCGGGCAACGAGTTCGTCGGTCTGAACAACTACCTGTGGATCTTCACGCAGTCCGACGGCATCACGGCCGTGATCAACACGATCGTCTGGGTGCTCCTGGTGCCGACGGTCTCCACGATCGTCGGCCTCGCCTACGCAGTGTTCATCGACCGCACCCGCGGCGAGAAGATCTACAAGGTCCTGGTCTTCATGCCGATGGCGATCTCCTTCGTCGGGGCGAGCATCATCTGGCGATTCATCTACGAGTACCGCGGGCCGCAGTACGAGCAGATCGGTCTCCTCAACCAGATCCTCGTGTGGCTCGGGGGCACGCCGCAGCAATGGCTGCTCAATGAGCCGTGGAACAACCTGTTCCTGATCGTCGTGCTCATCTGGGTGCAGACCGGTTTCGCGATGGTCGTGCTGTCGGCATCGATCAAGGGAGTGCCGGCGGAACTGCTGGAGGCGGCGGAGCTGGACGGCGCGAACGCCTGGCAGCGGTTCGTGTCGGTGACCGTCCCCGCGATCCGCCCCGCGCTCATCGTGGTCCTCACGACCATCTCGATCGCATCGCTGAAGGTGTTCGACATCGTGCGGACGATGACCGCCGGCAACTACGGCACCTCGACTCTCGCGAACGAGATGTACACGCAGTTCTCGAAGTTCGAGGCGGGGCGCAGTGCCGCGCTCTCCGTCATCCTGTTCATCCTGGTGCTGCCGATCGTGATCTACAACGCACGCCAGATCAAGAAGCAGCGGGAGATCCGATGA
- a CDS encoding ABC transporter substrate-binding protein — MALSQRSRRYAPIALGVAGIALAGCGAPGGAPGTDGGDGGDATVTIYGTIVDSEAELLQESWKDWADENGITIKYEGSQDFETQLGTRAQGGNPPDIAIFPQPGLFADFAKRDFLKPAPEEVEKNANEYWTEDWVNYGTVDGTFYGAPLMANVKGWIWYSPAKFAEWGVEVPKTLDEMSALTETIQTATGTPAWCAGFESGTATGWPGTDWVEDYVLRQSGPDVYDQWVTNDVKFTDPQIKSAFDSVGEILLNPANVNAGFGDVRSINSTAFGDVAPALAEGTCALTHQASFLSGFFPEGTEIAEDGDIWAFMLPGESEGDTAVTGAGEIVGGFSDSEATQKVLAYLSSPEWANSRVSLGGVTSANNGLDPANAKDPILQETIKILQDPDTTFRFDASDLMPGAVGAGTFWKGMVAWVNGTSTDEVLTQIETGWPSS; from the coding sequence ATGGCTCTGTCACAGCGTTCCCGGCGTTACGCGCCGATCGCCCTGGGGGTCGCGGGCATCGCGCTCGCAGGCTGCGGGGCTCCCGGCGGTGCGCCGGGCACAGACGGTGGTGATGGTGGCGACGCCACTGTCACGATCTACGGCACGATCGTCGACTCGGAGGCGGAGCTCCTCCAGGAGTCCTGGAAGGACTGGGCCGACGAGAACGGCATCACCATCAAGTACGAGGGCAGCCAGGACTTCGAGACGCAGCTCGGTACCCGCGCACAGGGCGGGAACCCGCCGGACATCGCGATCTTCCCGCAGCCCGGTCTGTTCGCCGACTTCGCCAAGCGCGACTTCCTCAAGCCTGCTCCCGAAGAGGTCGAGAAGAACGCCAACGAGTACTGGACCGAGGACTGGGTGAACTACGGCACCGTCGACGGCACCTTCTACGGGGCGCCGCTGATGGCCAACGTCAAGGGCTGGATCTGGTACTCGCCGGCGAAGTTCGCGGAGTGGGGCGTCGAGGTTCCCAAGACGCTCGACGAGATGTCCGCGCTGACCGAGACGATCCAGACGGCGACCGGTACTCCCGCGTGGTGCGCCGGTTTCGAGTCCGGAACGGCGACCGGCTGGCCGGGAACGGACTGGGTCGAGGACTACGTGCTGCGTCAGTCCGGCCCGGACGTCTACGACCAGTGGGTCACCAACGACGTCAAGTTCACCGACCCGCAGATCAAGTCGGCGTTCGACTCGGTCGGCGAGATCCTGCTGAACCCGGCGAACGTGAACGCCGGTTTCGGTGACGTGCGCTCGATCAACTCGACCGCATTCGGTGACGTCGCTCCCGCCCTCGCCGAGGGCACGTGCGCACTGACCCACCAGGCGTCCTTCCTCTCCGGCTTCTTCCCGGAGGGCACGGAGATCGCTGAGGACGGCGACATCTGGGCGTTCATGCTCCCGGGTGAGTCCGAGGGTGACACGGCCGTGACCGGTGCCGGTGAGATCGTCGGCGGGTTCAGCGACTCCGAGGCGACTCAGAAGGTGCTCGCGTACCTGTCCAGCCCCGAGTGGGCGAACAGCCGCGTCAGCCTCGGTGGCGTCACGTCCGCCAACAACGGACTCGACCCTGCGAACGCGAAGGACCCGATCCTCCAGGAGACCATCAAGATCCTGCAGGACCCGGACACGACCTTCCGCTTCGACGCGTCCGACCTGATGCCTGGTGCCGTCGGCGCCGGGACCTTCTGGAAGGGCATGGTCGCGTGGGTCAACGGCACCTCGACCGATGAGGTGCTCACGCAGATCGAGACCGGCTGGCCGAGCAGCTGA
- a CDS encoding signal peptidase I has product MTQLTRRSARAQAEGIRADEGADVRTPARVRTRPGRTIGDALLWLAALAGVICIVLVVLAFIAQITLILFRTGSMSPTIPAGSVAVVQRIPASGIEVGDVVTVDRVGELPVTHRVTTIAPGVVPEERIIIMRGDANASEDPFPYTVSSVRIVLCSVPDVATLIVGMGNPVVLGTLTLAATTLVVWAFWPRTHRRADRSGRIGAGGRGG; this is encoded by the coding sequence GTGACGCAGCTGACCCGGCGCAGTGCGCGCGCGCAGGCGGAAGGGATTCGCGCGGACGAAGGCGCCGACGTCCGGACCCCGGCACGTGTCCGAACACGGCCCGGTCGGACGATCGGCGATGCGCTCCTCTGGCTCGCCGCGCTGGCCGGCGTGATCTGCATCGTGCTCGTGGTCCTGGCGTTCATTGCGCAGATCACCCTGATCCTGTTCCGGACGGGGTCGATGTCGCCCACGATCCCCGCCGGATCCGTCGCAGTGGTGCAGCGGATCCCGGCGAGTGGGATCGAGGTCGGAGACGTCGTGACCGTGGACCGCGTCGGAGAGCTTCCGGTGACGCACCGCGTCACGACCATCGCACCCGGGGTCGTGCCTGAAGAGCGGATCATCATCATGCGCGGAGACGCGAACGCCTCGGAGGATCCCTTCCCGTACACGGTCTCCAGCGTGCGGATCGTCCTGTGCTCGGTCCCCGACGTCGCGACGCTGATCGTCGGCATGGGCAACCCCGTCGTGCTCGGCACGCTGACCCTGGCGGCGACGACGCTGGTCGTCTGGGCGTTCTGGCCCCGCACGCATCGTCGTGCGGATCGGAGCGGTCGAATCGGAGCGGGCGGGAGGGGCGGATGA
- a CDS encoding carbohydrate ABC transporter permease, which produces MTDTVKSDAALSTRAITTGGGFEGAAGRTRKKLSRPWASVASIVIAFMWTIPTLGLFISSFRPRDQIQTTGWWTFFADPQVTIENYVDVLQSGTTQLTILESFVNSIAITIPATIVPLMIASMAAYAFAWIDFKGRNALFIFVFALQIVPIQMALVPLLSSFSRGLNLFGLQVTLPLDASQGYAQVWIAHSMFALPLAIYLLHNFMSEIPGEIIEAARVDGASRGQIFFRVVLPLTMPAIASVAIFQFLWVWNDLLVALVFADGAAAPITKLLAEITGTRGNDWYLLTAGAFVSIIVPLIVFFALQRYFVRGLLAGSTKG; this is translated from the coding sequence ATGACCGACACCGTGAAGTCAGACGCCGCCCTCAGCACGCGCGCGATCACCACCGGCGGCGGGTTCGAGGGCGCCGCAGGCCGCACTCGCAAGAAGCTGTCCCGGCCGTGGGCATCGGTGGCGTCCATCGTCATCGCGTTCATGTGGACGATCCCGACGCTCGGACTGTTCATCTCGTCGTTCCGGCCGCGGGATCAGATCCAGACCACGGGATGGTGGACGTTCTTCGCCGATCCGCAGGTGACGATCGAGAACTACGTCGACGTGCTGCAGTCCGGCACGACGCAGCTCACCATCCTGGAGTCGTTCGTCAACTCGATCGCGATCACGATCCCGGCGACCATCGTGCCGCTGATGATCGCTTCCATGGCGGCCTACGCGTTCGCCTGGATCGACTTCAAGGGCCGCAACGCGCTGTTCATCTTCGTGTTCGCGCTGCAGATCGTGCCGATCCAGATGGCCCTGGTGCCGTTGCTGAGTTCGTTCTCCCGCGGGCTCAACCTCTTCGGGCTGCAGGTCACACTGCCGCTCGATGCGTCCCAGGGCTACGCGCAGGTGTGGATCGCGCACTCGATGTTCGCGCTTCCGCTGGCGATCTACCTGCTGCACAACTTCATGTCGGAGATCCCCGGCGAGATCATCGAGGCCGCACGCGTCGACGGTGCATCCCGCGGGCAGATCTTCTTCCGTGTGGTGCTTCCGCTGACGATGCCGGCGATCGCCTCGGTCGCGATCTTCCAGTTCCTCTGGGTCTGGAACGACCTGCTCGTGGCGCTGGTGTTCGCCGACGGAGCCGCGGCGCCGATCACGAAGCTGTTGGCCGAGATCACGGGCACGCGAGGAAACGACTGGTACCTGCTCACGGCAGGCGCCTTCGTCTCGATCATCGTGCCGCTGATCGTGTTCTTCGCCCTCCAGCGCTACTTCGTCCGCGGCCTGCTGGCCGGATCGACGAAGGGCTGA
- the rplJ gene encoding 50S ribosomal protein L10, with amino-acid sequence MAQKDASVAELTKSFENSTAVLLTEYRGLTVAQLKELRNSIRQDAEYAVVKNTLTKIAANKAGISALDDDLKGPSAVAFVHGDFVATAKALRDFAKANPLLVIKSGIFEGNALTADEVNKYAALESREVLLAKAAGMMKATMGKAAATIDALREKLETAEAA; translated from the coding sequence ATGGCGCAGAAGGATGCATCGGTCGCCGAGCTCACGAAGTCATTCGAGAACTCGACTGCCGTTCTGCTGACCGAGTACCGCGGTCTGACGGTTGCCCAGCTCAAGGAGCTGCGCAACAGCATCCGTCAGGACGCTGAGTACGCCGTGGTGAAGAACACGCTGACCAAGATCGCCGCCAACAAGGCTGGCATCTCCGCGCTGGACGACGACCTCAAGGGTCCGTCGGCTGTCGCGTTCGTGCACGGTGACTTCGTCGCCACCGCCAAGGCTCTGCGTGACTTCGCCAAGGCCAACCCGCTTCTCGTGATCAAGTCCGGCATCTTCGAGGGCAACGCCCTCACCGCGGACGAGGTCAACAAGTACGCCGCGCTCGAGAGCCGTGAGGTTCTGCTGGCGAAGGCTGCGGGCATGATGAAGGCGACGATGGGCAAGGCTGCCGCCACCATCGACGCTCTTCGCGAAAAGCTGGAGACCGCAGAGGCCGCGTAA
- a CDS encoding YqaJ viral recombinase family protein — protein sequence MTPELAARIVADSRDRVAWMRARSRGITATDVAGLTSERSIARAADSKLGGGPRFGGNAYTDHGRRREPEIAAWVAATHGILPSSALFRAEVEHRHLATPDGIAVDAEGRVKLAEIKTTNKAFRGIPRTYLRQVWWQQHVLGAERTLFVWEEHVDFAPIHDEPRCVWIDRDDREIAKLVGLATDLIDELYRRTTGQQVPSRTADPAMSRREQLRERDAFRALALAD from the coding sequence GTGACCCCGGAACTCGCTGCACGCATCGTCGCGGACTCTCGCGATCGCGTGGCATGGATGCGGGCTCGCTCGCGCGGGATCACGGCCACCGACGTGGCCGGACTCACCTCCGAGAGGTCGATCGCCCGGGCTGCGGACTCGAAGCTCGGCGGCGGCCCGCGCTTCGGCGGCAACGCCTACACCGACCACGGTCGCCGTCGCGAACCCGAGATCGCCGCCTGGGTCGCCGCGACCCACGGCATCCTCCCCTCCTCCGCCCTCTTCCGCGCCGAGGTCGAGCACCGCCACCTCGCCACGCCCGACGGGATCGCGGTCGATGCCGAGGGCCGCGTGAAGCTCGCCGAGATCAAGACGACGAACAAGGCGTTCCGCGGGATCCCACGCACCTACCTGCGCCAGGTGTGGTGGCAGCAGCACGTGCTCGGCGCCGAGCGGACGCTGTTCGTGTGGGAGGAGCACGTCGACTTCGCCCCGATCCACGACGAGCCCCGGTGCGTGTGGATCGACCGGGACGACCGTGAGATCGCCAAGCTCGTCGGCCTCGCGACCGATCTCATCGACGAGCTCTATCGGCGCACGACCGGCCAACAGGTCCCGAGCCGGACCGCGGACCCTGCGATGAGCCGCCGCGAGCAGCTGCGCGAACGAGACGCCTTCCGCGCGCTGGCCCTCGCCGACTGA
- the rplL gene encoding 50S ribosomal protein L7/L12, which translates to MAKLSTEELLEQFAGLTLIELNEFVKAFEEKFEVTAAAPVAVAGAAGGAGAAEAEEEKDSFDVILEAAGDKKIQVIKTVRELTSLGLGEAKAVVDGAPKAVLEGANKETAEKAKAALEEAGATVTLK; encoded by the coding sequence ATGGCGAAGCTTTCCACCGAGGAACTGCTCGAGCAGTTCGCCGGCCTGACCCTCATCGAGCTCAACGAGTTCGTGAAGGCGTTCGAGGAGAAGTTCGAGGTCACCGCTGCTGCTCCCGTCGCCGTTGCCGGCGCTGCGGGTGGCGCAGGCGCTGCAGAGGCTGAGGAAGAGAAGGACTCCTTCGACGTCATCCTCGAGGCCGCTGGTGACAAGAAGATCCAGGTCATCAAGACCGTCCGCGAGCTCACCTCGCTGGGTCTCGGCGAGGCCAAGGCCGTCGTCGACGGTGCCCCGAAGGCCGTCCTCGAGGGCGCCAACAAGGAGACCGCCGAGAAGGCCAAGGCTGCTCTCGAAGAGGCCGGCGCGACGGTTACCCTCAAGTAA